The Urbifossiella limnaea genome has a window encoding:
- a CDS encoding Minf_1886 family protein, whose protein sequence is MDAKLLELTRTDPRYAYEAYEFVCEAVGFTQDRLGRTDVEAGEDENHVSGEELLRGACAMAVRDFGLMAPVVFRRWGIRTTDDFGTLVFKLIEANRLSRSDDDDPEDFREVFDIEKVLLDGFELTIGDRPRRGER, encoded by the coding sequence GTGGACGCGAAATTACTCGAACTCACCCGCACCGACCCGCGGTACGCCTACGAGGCCTACGAGTTCGTTTGCGAGGCCGTGGGCTTCACCCAGGACCGCCTCGGCCGAACCGACGTCGAGGCCGGCGAGGACGAGAACCACGTCAGCGGCGAGGAACTTCTCCGCGGCGCGTGCGCCATGGCCGTCCGCGACTTCGGCCTGATGGCGCCGGTCGTCTTCCGCCGCTGGGGTATTCGCACCACCGACGACTTCGGCACGCTCGTCTTCAAACTGATCGAAGCCAACCGCCTGAGCCGCTCCGACGACGACGACCCCGAGGACTTCCGCGAGGTGTTCGACATCGAAAAGGTGCTGCTGGACGGCTTCGAACTCACCATCGGCGACCGCCCGCGGCGGGGGGAGCGATGA
- the secE gene encoding preprotein translocase subunit SecE, giving the protein MATAVEPSPPTQPRTPSADSGLLLYSLVGAGYVLAALAVVFYAIPTLWAEYVRPAVGGDTILEAFVRGVLTLGALGGLVWFGLKLAGTAPPKGMRGGVFLVLVTFFLVLLLGGWATAKFEGAAGTVVTAIVVGGILFGAFRLLVSPRGTNWMLSLEEQGWFHGGTFKRVLGRVVRRVTMIGILGIGLTGAYALVSQGTLPDNWDVPLPFLHTEDGAPKLFRLLSDAKITIPLLICVLTAWVAYRAVNMPAFAEFLIATEAEMNKVSWSSRKRLAADTVVVLVCTIFMALFLLFVDLFWGWLLSSGPVGVLPSRSETGQKGGQVQAARW; this is encoded by the coding sequence ATGGCGACCGCCGTGGAACCCAGCCCGCCGACCCAACCGCGGACTCCGAGTGCCGACTCCGGCCTGTTGCTGTACAGCCTCGTCGGCGCGGGCTACGTCCTCGCCGCGCTGGCCGTCGTCTTTTACGCCATCCCGACCTTGTGGGCCGAGTACGTCCGCCCGGCCGTCGGCGGTGACACGATCCTCGAAGCCTTTGTCCGCGGCGTACTCACGCTCGGCGCGCTCGGCGGGCTGGTGTGGTTCGGCCTCAAGCTCGCCGGCACCGCGCCCCCGAAGGGGATGCGCGGGGGCGTCTTTCTTGTGCTCGTGACGTTCTTCCTGGTCCTGCTCCTCGGCGGCTGGGCGACGGCGAAGTTCGAGGGTGCCGCCGGTACCGTCGTCACCGCGATCGTCGTCGGCGGCATCCTGTTCGGCGCGTTTCGGCTGCTCGTGTCACCCCGCGGCACCAACTGGATGCTGAGCCTCGAAGAGCAGGGTTGGTTCCACGGGGGCACGTTCAAGCGTGTGCTCGGGCGGGTCGTCCGCCGGGTGACGATGATCGGCATCCTGGGCATCGGCCTGACCGGCGCGTACGCGCTAGTGTCCCAGGGGACGCTACCGGACAACTGGGACGTGCCGCTGCCGTTCCTGCACACCGAGGACGGCGCCCCGAAACTGTTCCGCCTGCTGTCGGACGCCAAGATCACCATCCCGCTGCTGATCTGCGTGCTGACCGCGTGGGTGGCGTATCGGGCCGTGAACATGCCGGCGTTCGCCGAGTTCCTCATCGCCACCGAGGCGGAGATGAACAAGGTGTCGTGGTCGAGCCGGAAGCGGCTGGCGGCCGACACCGTGGTCGTGCTGGTGTGTACCATCTTCATGGCCCTCTTCCTGCTGTTCGTGGACCTGTTCTGGGGCTGGCTGCTGAGCAGCGGGCCGGTCGGCGTCCTGCCGAGCCGGAGCGAGACCGGGCAGAAGGGCGGCCAGGTGCAGGCCGCCCGCTGGTGA
- the rplK gene encoding 50S ribosomal protein L11, producing MAKQVTAVVKLQCPGGTATPAPPVGPALGAHGVNIGMFVKQFNEKTGGPDTKGLMLPVMITVYSDRSFEFKIKSPPAAVLIKLAAKIPAGKKQGKEVIPPDGKKGGKYKGFVLSKQQVLEIAKKKLQDLNARDVDHAARIIEGTARSMGIAVAAE from the coding sequence ATGGCGAAGCAGGTTACGGCAGTCGTGAAGCTCCAGTGCCCCGGCGGCACCGCCACGCCGGCCCCGCCGGTCGGCCCGGCGCTCGGCGCGCACGGCGTCAACATCGGCATGTTCGTGAAGCAGTTCAACGAGAAGACCGGCGGCCCCGACACGAAGGGGCTGATGCTGCCGGTGATGATCACCGTCTATTCGGACCGCAGTTTCGAGTTCAAGATCAAGTCGCCCCCCGCGGCCGTGCTCATCAAGCTCGCCGCGAAGATCCCGGCCGGCAAGAAGCAGGGCAAGGAAGTGATCCCGCCGGACGGCAAGAAGGGCGGCAAGTACAAGGGCTTCGTCCTCAGCAAGCAGCAGGTGCTGGAGATCGCCAAGAAGAAGTTGCAGGATCTGAACGCCCGCGACGTGGACCACGCCGCCCGCATCATCGAGGGGACCGCCCGCAGCATGGGCATCGCCGTCGCGGCCGAGTAG
- the rplA gene encoding 50S ribosomal protein L1: MAKDENKDAAPAAAAPPVAAEAAPPAEAPAARPEAEAAIAAPKRTKKPGVPPKRGKKLRNHLANIEKRLREAGTMPLKQAVAELRKLKRAKFDETIEVHINLGIDVTQSDQMVRGAIGLPHGIGKSVRVAVFAQGDNAAKAKAAGADVVGGADLVEKVTKENFLEFDVAIATQDMMGQVSRLGKVLGPRGLMPTPKAGTVVPATGDVAAAVKEFKAGKVEYRSDKTGQVHAGVGKMSFDDDKLVANITTFVEQVRAAKPAAVKGVYINGVSVSATMSPGIRVAI, encoded by the coding sequence ATGGCCAAGGACGAGAACAAGGACGCGGCGCCTGCCGCGGCCGCCCCGCCCGTTGCCGCCGAGGCCGCTCCCCCGGCTGAAGCCCCCGCGGCGAGGCCGGAAGCTGAGGCGGCCATCGCCGCCCCGAAGCGGACTAAGAAGCCCGGCGTGCCGCCGAAGCGCGGCAAGAAGCTGCGGAATCACCTGGCCAACATCGAGAAGCGGCTCCGCGAGGCCGGCACGATGCCGCTCAAGCAGGCCGTCGCCGAGCTCCGCAAGCTCAAGCGGGCCAAGTTCGACGAGACGATCGAGGTGCACATCAACCTCGGTATCGACGTGACCCAGTCGGACCAGATGGTTCGCGGGGCGATCGGCCTGCCGCACGGCATCGGCAAGTCGGTCCGCGTGGCCGTGTTCGCCCAGGGCGACAACGCGGCGAAGGCCAAGGCCGCCGGCGCGGACGTCGTGGGCGGTGCCGACCTGGTCGAAAAGGTGACGAAGGAGAACTTCCTGGAGTTCGACGTCGCCATCGCCACGCAGGACATGATGGGCCAGGTGTCGCGGCTCGGTAAGGTGCTCGGCCCGCGCGGGCTGATGCCGACGCCGAAGGCCGGCACCGTGGTCCCCGCCACCGGCGACGTGGCCGCGGCGGTGAAGGAGTTCAAGGCCGGTAAGGTCGAGTACCGCTCCGACAAGACCGGCCAGGTCCACGCCGGCGTCGGCAAGATGAGCTTCGACGACGACAAGCTCGTCGCCAACATCACGACCTTCGTCGAGCAGGTGCGGGCCGCGAAGCCCGCCGCCGTGAAGGGCGTGTACATCAACGGGGTGTCGGTCTCCGCCACCATGTCCCCGGGCATCCGGGTCGCCATCTGA
- the tuf gene encoding elongation factor Tu: MAKGNFERTKPHVNVGTIGHIDHGKTTTTAAIMARNAHINKLKEFKTYSEIAKGGIVRDANKTVTIAVSHVEYESNDRNVASADALPYKDLMDYPGLAAIDFSQPIKGRHYAHIDCPGHADYIKNMITGAAQMDAAILVVAADDGPMPQTREHILLAKQVGVPKIVVYLNKCDKADPELIPLVVMELRDLLNKYEFDGDNIPIVYGRSKEALENPTNDGLDGPKSIDALMFALDTYVPLPQREEDKPFLMSVEDVFSIKGRGTVATGRIERGQCKVGDEVEIIGLRKDSIKTVLTGIEMFQKTLDKGIAGDNVGALLRGIERDGIERGQVIAKPGSIQPHRKFEGSIYVLSKDEGGRHTPFFSGYKPQFYFRTTDVTGSIALPAGVEMCMPGDNVKVSVELMEGMPVAMDEGLRFAIREGGRTVGSGVVTKILADDPPAKK; the protein is encoded by the coding sequence ATGGCGAAGGGCAACTTCGAGCGGACCAAGCCGCACGTCAACGTCGGCACCATCGGCCACATCGACCACGGCAAGACGACCACCACCGCGGCCATCATGGCCCGTAACGCCCACATCAACAAGCTGAAGGAATTCAAGACCTACAGCGAAATTGCCAAGGGCGGCATCGTTCGCGACGCCAACAAGACGGTCACCATCGCCGTCTCGCACGTCGAGTACGAGAGCAACGACCGGAACGTCGCAAGCGCCGACGCGTTGCCGTACAAGGACCTGATGGACTACCCCGGCCTCGCCGCGATCGACTTCAGCCAGCCGATCAAGGGCCGCCACTACGCCCACATCGACTGCCCCGGCCACGCCGACTACATCAAGAACATGATCACCGGCGCCGCCCAGATGGACGCCGCCATCCTCGTCGTCGCCGCCGACGACGGCCCCATGCCGCAGACCCGCGAGCACATCCTGCTGGCCAAGCAGGTCGGCGTGCCGAAGATCGTCGTGTACCTCAACAAGTGCGACAAGGCCGACCCCGAGCTGATCCCGCTCGTCGTCATGGAGCTGCGTGACCTGCTCAACAAGTACGAGTTCGACGGCGACAACATCCCCATCGTCTACGGCCGGTCGAAGGAGGCGCTCGAGAACCCGACCAACGACGGCCTCGACGGCCCGAAGTCGATCGACGCCCTGATGTTCGCGCTGGACACCTACGTGCCGCTGCCGCAGCGCGAGGAGGACAAGCCGTTCCTGATGTCCGTCGAGGACGTGTTCTCGATCAAGGGCCGCGGCACCGTGGCCACCGGCCGCATCGAGCGCGGCCAGTGCAAGGTCGGCGACGAAGTCGAGATCATCGGCCTCCGCAAGGACAGCATCAAGACCGTGCTCACCGGCATCGAGATGTTCCAGAAGACCCTCGACAAGGGCATCGCCGGCGACAACGTCGGGGCGCTGCTCCGCGGCATCGAGCGCGACGGCATCGAGCGCGGCCAGGTCATCGCCAAGCCCGGCTCGATCCAGCCGCACCGCAAGTTCGAGGGCAGCATCTACGTCCTGTCGAAGGACGAAGGCGGCCGGCACACGCCGTTCTTCAGCGGGTACAAGCCGCAGTTCTACTTCCGCACGACCGACGTGACCGGGAGCATCGCGCTGCCGGCCGGCGTCGAGATGTGCATGCCCGGCGACAACGTGAAGGTGTCCGTCGAGCTGATGGAGGGGATGCCGGTCGCCATGGACGAGGGCCTCCGGTTCGCCATCCGCGAGGGCGGCCGCACCGTCGGCTCGGGCGTGGTGACGAAGATCCTGGCCGACGACCCGCCGGCGAAGAAGTAA
- a CDS encoding PSP1 domain-containing protein — translation MNLPPRDPLLVRHGRMRLLGAFVPAVGVSARRGDTVVVRTERGQEVGEVLCPATPQAVSAIPDATKGDILRVAVAEDRAKLAHLADVERKEFAAAEKLIAAHRLAMQLVDVEHLFSGERIVFYFLAESRVDFRELVRSMAREFHTRIELRQIGVRDEARLKADYGDCGRPVCCNTHLVVMPPVSMKMAKLQKATLDPNKISGRCGRLKCCLRYEQDVYEEVLQELPPVGSRVVTAKGQGRVLAQELLARRLLVEFEDGRRLPVPAAEVLTRL, via the coding sequence ATGAACCTCCCCCCGCGCGACCCGCTGCTCGTGCGCCACGGCCGGATGCGCCTCCTCGGCGCGTTCGTGCCGGCGGTCGGCGTGTCGGCCCGGCGCGGCGACACGGTCGTCGTCCGCACCGAGCGCGGCCAGGAGGTCGGCGAGGTGCTGTGCCCGGCGACGCCGCAGGCGGTGAGCGCCATCCCCGACGCCACCAAGGGCGACATCCTCCGCGTCGCGGTCGCCGAGGACCGGGCGAAGCTGGCCCACCTGGCGGACGTGGAGCGGAAGGAGTTCGCCGCGGCCGAGAAGCTGATCGCGGCGCACCGGCTGGCGATGCAGCTGGTGGACGTGGAGCACCTGTTCAGCGGCGAGCGGATCGTTTTCTACTTCCTGGCCGAGAGCCGCGTCGACTTCCGCGAGCTGGTGCGCAGCATGGCGCGGGAGTTTCACACGCGGATCGAGTTGCGGCAGATCGGCGTCCGCGACGAGGCCCGGCTGAAGGCGGACTACGGCGACTGCGGCCGGCCGGTGTGCTGCAACACGCACCTGGTGGTGATGCCGCCCGTGAGCATGAAGATGGCCAAGCTCCAGAAGGCGACGCTCGACCCGAACAAGATCAGCGGCCGGTGCGGCCGGCTGAAGTGCTGCCTCCGGTACGAGCAGGACGTGTACGAGGAGGTCCTCCAGGAACTGCCGCCCGTCGGCAGTCGCGTCGTCACCGCCAAGGGGCAGGGGCGGGTGCTGGCGCAGGAATTGTTGGCCCGCCGCCTCCTCGTCGAGTTCGAGGACGGCCGGCGGTTGCCGGTACCCGCCGCCGAGGTGCTGACGCGGTTGTAG
- a CDS encoding GTPase, producing MAVNLPPHYHEADARYKKAKTPEDKLAALREMWVLLPKHKASEKVQMDLKCRISELNDEIDAAKSGPKKAAPGTFKLPRQGAGTVVFLGPPNAGKSRLLAALTKAQPAVAPYPFTTREPIPGMMDYEDVRVQLVDLPPVTADHYDHFVTDLTRAADAAVLFLDLSDDDGPAATQATIDRLKQARRELVTELPAEEDPATYSLKTLLVATKADDEAADIRLELAREAVGDRYPFLVVSAEQGTGVAELKKAIYDRLGVIRVYTKQPGKPADMTSPFTCPAGSTVAEFAGCVHKDFEEGLKSARVWGSAAFDGQTVGRDHVVKDKDVVELHL from the coding sequence ATGGCCGTCAACCTCCCGCCGCACTACCACGAAGCCGACGCCCGGTACAAGAAGGCGAAGACGCCCGAGGACAAGCTCGCCGCGCTCCGCGAGATGTGGGTGCTGCTGCCCAAACACAAGGCCAGCGAAAAGGTCCAGATGGACCTCAAGTGCCGCATCTCGGAGCTGAACGACGAGATCGACGCGGCCAAGAGCGGCCCCAAGAAGGCTGCCCCCGGCACGTTCAAGTTGCCGCGGCAGGGGGCCGGCACGGTCGTGTTCCTCGGCCCGCCGAACGCCGGCAAGTCGCGCCTCCTCGCCGCCCTCACGAAGGCCCAGCCCGCCGTCGCGCCGTACCCGTTCACCACCCGCGAGCCCATCCCCGGGATGATGGACTACGAGGACGTGCGCGTGCAGCTGGTGGACCTGCCGCCGGTCACCGCCGACCACTACGACCACTTCGTCACCGACCTGACCCGCGCGGCCGACGCCGCCGTGCTGTTCCTCGACCTGAGCGACGACGACGGCCCCGCCGCGACGCAGGCCACGATCGACCGGTTGAAGCAGGCCCGTCGCGAACTCGTGACCGAGCTGCCGGCCGAGGAAGACCCCGCGACGTACTCGCTGAAGACGCTGCTGGTCGCAACGAAGGCCGACGACGAGGCCGCCGACATTCGCCTGGAACTGGCCCGCGAGGCGGTCGGCGACCGATACCCGTTCCTGGTCGTGTCCGCGGAGCAGGGCACCGGCGTTGCCGAGTTGAAGAAGGCGATTTACGACCGGCTGGGCGTCATCCGCGTGTACACGAAGCAGCCGGGCAAGCCGGCCGACATGACGAGCCCGTTCACGTGCCCCGCCGGCAGCACGGTCGCGGAGTTCGCCGGGTGCGTCCACAAGGACTTCGAGGAGGGGCTGAAGTCGGCCCGCGTCTGGGGGTCGGCGGCGTTCGACGGGCAGACCGTCGGCCGCGACCACGTCGTGAAGGACAAGGACGTGGTCGAGTTGCACCTGTGA
- the nusG gene encoding transcription termination/antitermination protein NusG — protein sequence MTDETTHTPDDAPVAPADSPAEPAAEPTPEPHAALPEPAAEESAAEEPAAEESAAEESAAEPVAETAPESEAEAGAVPESEPEPEPEPVPAEAAPAEVEAPPAEPESKKRWYVIKVQSGREDTIKAAIERKVKIEGLEEFFGQVLVPVEEFVEKKSVRAKVKNKKTGEVETVTQEKNVVKKRKKFHGYIFAEVEFNDKILYLFRETSGVGDFVGGGGGVLKPPAPMDPLEVRKMLGTATAGEGKPKVAVKLDFEKGDRVRVKDGAFSGSEAEVKVITMPKDPTDTPKVTVVVTIWGRPVEMEMDYWHVEKL from the coding sequence ATGACCGACGAAACCACCCACACCCCCGACGACGCCCCGGTCGCCCCGGCCGATTCGCCGGCGGAGCCGGCTGCCGAGCCGACCCCGGAGCCGCACGCGGCGTTGCCCGAGCCGGCCGCCGAGGAGTCGGCCGCCGAGGAGCCGGCCGCCGAGGAGTCGGCCGCCGAGGAGTCGGCCGCCGAACCCGTTGCCGAGACGGCGCCCGAGTCGGAGGCAGAAGCCGGGGCGGTGCCTGAATCGGAGCCCGAGCCGGAACCGGAGCCAGTACCGGCCGAAGCCGCCCCCGCCGAGGTCGAGGCCCCCCCGGCCGAGCCGGAAAGTAAGAAGCGCTGGTACGTCATCAAGGTGCAGAGCGGCCGCGAGGACACCATCAAGGCGGCCATCGAGCGGAAGGTGAAGATCGAGGGGCTCGAAGAGTTCTTCGGCCAGGTGCTCGTGCCGGTCGAGGAGTTCGTGGAGAAGAAGAGCGTCCGGGCCAAGGTCAAGAACAAGAAGACCGGCGAGGTGGAGACGGTCACGCAGGAGAAGAACGTCGTCAAGAAGCGGAAGAAGTTCCACGGGTACATCTTCGCCGAGGTCGAGTTCAACGACAAAATCCTGTACCTGTTCCGCGAGACGAGCGGCGTCGGCGACTTCGTCGGCGGCGGCGGCGGCGTGCTGAAGCCGCCGGCCCCGATGGACCCGCTGGAGGTCCGCAAGATGCTCGGCACCGCCACCGCCGGCGAGGGGAAGCCGAAGGTCGCGGTGAAGCTCGACTTCGAGAAGGGCGACCGCGTCCGCGTCAAGGACGGGGCGTTCTCCGGGTCGGAGGCCGAGGTCAAGGTCATCACCATGCCGAAGGACCCGACCGACACGCCGAAGGTCACCGTGGTGGTCACCATCTGGGGCCGGCCGGTCGAGATGGAAATGGACTACTGGCACGTCGAGAAGCTGTGA
- a CDS encoding leucine-rich repeat domain-containing protein, with amino-acid sequence MPSFGLAHPRGRFPFERLTAVALARLARFPSYRAPRAADLHDPTTFQPPAGPSSELVLSGRAFIASGSTRPDVRLVAVQPFVGELAACPHLRTLRRLDLTGNRIGPDGARALVASPFFGGLRELVLNGNAIGSEGAAALPGAPWLSGLERLEVAGNGLTANDVIRVLDAAPRVTAVDVSGNAADFAEVARRGMREVVAVGSTWGRLAAGQAQATGSRPHDRTATLASLDLRHTRVPPLGPCPALTHLNLGFTDCGDAFDAAAFPTLCVLGLRACRLARPAIRSASVAALDLSVNPLADAGAAVSRCPNVTHLNLANTGLSDAALAAVLAALPKLRVLDLAWNPLADPAPLLGHPTLQALDLTGTRFDRRGLRALAARFGTIGE; translated from the coding sequence ATGCCCTCGTTCGGCCTCGCACATCCCCGGGGGCGGTTCCCGTTCGAGCGGCTGACCGCCGTGGCGCTGGCGCGGCTCGCCCGGTTCCCGTCCTACCGGGCGCCGCGCGCCGCCGACCTGCACGACCCGACCACCTTCCAGCCGCCCGCGGGGCCGTCCTCGGAACTGGTGCTGAGCGGGAGGGCGTTCATCGCCTCCGGCTCGACGCGGCCCGACGTGCGACTCGTTGCGGTGCAGCCGTTCGTGGGCGAACTGGCGGCGTGCCCGCACCTGCGGACGCTCCGGCGCCTCGACCTGACGGGGAACCGCATCGGCCCCGACGGGGCGCGGGCGCTGGTGGCGTCGCCGTTTTTTGGGGGGCTACGGGAACTCGTGTTGAACGGGAACGCGATTGGGTCGGAGGGGGCGGCCGCGCTGCCGGGTGCGCCGTGGCTGTCGGGGCTGGAACGGCTGGAGGTCGCAGGCAACGGGCTGACAGCAAACGACGTGATTCGCGTGCTTGATGCGGCGCCGCGGGTGACCGCGGTGGACGTGTCGGGGAACGCGGCAGATTTCGCGGAGGTGGCGCGGCGCGGGATGCGCGAGGTCGTGGCGGTCGGTTCGACGTGGGGCCGGCTTGCCGCGGGCCAGGCACAGGCAACTGGAAGCCGGCCCCACGACCGAACGGCGACTCTCGCATCTCTTGACCTCCGCCACACCCGCGTCCCGCCCCTCGGCCCGTGCCCCGCGTTGACCCACCTCAACCTCGGCTTCACCGACTGCGGCGACGCCTTCGACGCCGCTGCCTTTCCCACCCTTTGCGTGCTCGGCTTGCGCGCGTGCCGTCTCGCCCGCCCCGCGATACGGTCTGCGTCCGTCGCCGCGCTCGACCTCAGCGTCAACCCGCTCGCCGACGCCGGCGCCGCCGTCTCCCGCTGCCCGAACGTCACACACCTGAATCTCGCCAACACCGGCCTCTCCGACGCCGCACTCGCTGCCGTTCTCGCCGCGCTGCCGAAGCTTCGCGTGCTGGACCTCGCCTGGAACCCGCTCGCCGACCCCGCCCCGCTCCTCGGGCACCCGACCCTGCAGGCGCTCGACCTGACCGGCACGCGCTTCGACCGGCGCGGCTTGAGGGCACTCGCGGCGCGGTTCGGTACAATCGGCGAGTAG